The following proteins come from a genomic window of Cervus canadensis isolate Bull #8, Minnesota chromosome 3, ASM1932006v1, whole genome shotgun sequence:
- the LOC122437898 gene encoding translation initiation factor IF-2-like produces the protein MWLLLIEAQPVDGVRPVAAPGAPGPGLPGVGLLGNAAQSGWQTPSKAKYRHETDSQQSARRIQPGGGSGRAGGPADLSRSPFLPTPPPALPPPLAARPSVSGRRWAAGGSRGWAGGAGGGVGGGPAPGRRPGAAGRISTAAVRRDRLRDGWEGRRGRWLGGAPPSSPRRRVHPPRVLQPPGSSARRIPGPREPDLSPRSPPSRRSPPRGRSREGAFPARARRCPPAPASAGVGESGGAGPPLPRRDRSPTPARLQPGGSGRGGLSPVRPGRVAPSGPGGFLGHAGRRSERTGSAAMSATHPTRLETRTKESNTCASQGLARKPPWRNEGEGRLSRRPGWDPEASPVRRGRTTGPSRPPRRGGGA, from the exons ATGTGGC TCCTTCTGATCGAGGCCCAGCCCGTGGACGGTGTGAGGCCGGTAGCGGCCCCCGGCGCGCCGGGCCCGGGTCTTCCCGGAGTCGGGTTGCTTGGGAATGCAGCCCAAAGCGGGTGGCAAACTCCATCTAAGGCTAAATACCGGCACGAGACCGATAGTCAACAA TCCGCCCGGAGGATTCAACCCGGCGGCGGGTCCGGCCGTGCCGGCGGCCCGGCTGATCTTTCCCGCTCCCCGTTCCTCCCGACCCCTCCACCCGCCCTCCCTCCGCCCCTCGCCGCTCGTCCCTCCGTCTCCGGGCGGAGGTGGGCGGCGGGGGGGTCGCGGGGGTgggcgggcggggccgggggtggggtcgGCGGGGGACCGGCCCCCGGCCGGCGACCGGGCGCCGCCGGGCGCATTTCCACCGCGGCGGTGCGCCGCGACCGGCTCCGGGACGGCTGGGAAGGCCGGCGGGGAAGGTGGCTCGGGGGGGCCCCGCCGTCGTCACCGCGGCGGCGGGTCCACCCTCCCCGAGTGTTACAGCCCCCCGGCAGCAGCGCTCGCCGAATCCCGGGGCCGAGGGAGCCAGACCTGTCGCCGCGCTCTCCCCCCTCCCGGCGCTCTCCCCCGCGGGGGCGCTCCCGCGAGGGGGCGTTCCCCGCGCGGGCGCGCCGGTGTCCACCCGCCCCGGCCTCGGCCGGGGTCGGGGAGTCTGGGGGGGCGGGGCCGCCCCTCCCACGGCGCGACCGCTCTCCCACCCCGGCCCGCCTCCAACCGG GTGGGTCGGGGCGGGGCGGACTGTCCCCAGTGCGCCCGGGGCGGGTCGCGCCGTCGGGCCCGGGGGGGTTTCTCGGTCACGCCGGTCGGCGAAGCGAGCGCACGGGGTCAGCGGCGATGTCGGCCACCCACCCGACCCGTCTTGAAACACGGACCAAGGAGTCTAACACGTGCGCGAGTCAGGGGCTCGCACGAAAGCCGCCGTGGCGCAATGAAGGTGAAGGCCGCCTTAGCCGGCGGCCGGGGTGGGATCCCGAGGCCTCTCCAGTCCGCCGAGGGCGCACCACCGGCCCGTCTCGCCCGCCGCGCCGGGGAGGTGGAGCATGA